The DNA region GCGTCATCTTTCGTTGATCGGGACCACGCATGTTGCTTATGAAGGCAATCCCCAAGATTTCTGCATCACCGAGCAAGACATTCAAGAATTCGTTGATGAAGTGAGCACGGCTTATCCCGCGGCGCATTTGACGCGCGATGATGTCTCCTTCCACTACGGCGGCTTACTGCCGATGGAAGGCGTCAATCCGCGCAGCGGCGACGTCAAACTCTTGAAACAATATATTCTCAAAGATCATGCCGCCGATGATGGCCTCGAAGGTTTGGTGACCGTGGTCAGCGTCAAATATACCACCGCGCGCGACGTTGCTGAAAAGTCGATCGATTTTGCCTTGCAAAAACTCAACCGTTCGCCGCGAGAATCGCGGTCGCAAGAAACGCCGATCTACGGCGGCGACATCAAGCGCTTCGATGAATTTGTGCTAACCGAGAGCCGCAAGCAGCCGCACAGCCTGCCGCCCGAGCTTGTCAAACATTTGATCGAGAACTATGGCTCGGCCTACACGGAATTGTTCAAACATATCTCCGCAAATCCGGCGTTGGCCGCGCGCCTGTCGCCTGACACCAACGTCATCGCTGCAGAAGTGGTTCACGGCATTCGCGCTGAAATGGCGCAAAAGCTCGTCGATGTCGTGATGCGCCGCACGGAGTTAGGCACGGCCGGAAATCCTGGCGAACCGGCGCTGCAACGCTGCGCCGATCTAATGGCCGCTGAGTTGGGCTGGAGTGATCAAAAGAAAAAGGAGGAGATCGCCGAGATGAAACGCGTCTTTGCAGTGGCGCAGAAACCGCAGGAGAATTAGTACGGTGTTACGTTAATTTTTATGAGTATCTTGATTTGTCATTCCGGAGGAATCTTGTGAAGTATTAAGAGCAGCACCAAGTACTTCACAAGATTCGCCTGAATGACATCTCCAGAGAGTTCTCCCACAAATTTAAGGTAACAAAGTACTGCGGATAAATCATCCTACGATTTCTGCATGCAGAAGAGCCTATGACCATCTGAATCAAAGCCAGGATTGTCTCTCGCGGCATGGTATTTTTTCACAATCCCCAATTTTGTGCGTTACCCATATTGCCCGCTTTGTCCGTATATCCTCGTGTAAACATCGCCTAACAGCAGAACCTCTTCAGCAATTCTCCCGAATCATCCTGGAGTCGCAGCATGCCAACGAGCATTATTTTCAACAAAATTGGCCGATTTGAGGTGGAGGCGGAAACGACAATTTTGGAAGCGGCGCAACAATTCGGCTTGTTTCTGCCGCATGAATGCGGGGGACAGGCGCAATGCACCTCCTGCCGCGTCGCGATTTTGGCGGGTGAAAACAACTGCTCGGCGATACAAGAACCTGAGCAAAAATTGTTGCATGCCGGGCATTTCAAGCCGCCAATCCGGCTCGCCTGCCAAACGAAAATTTCCGGACCGGTGCGTGCACAAATTTTATTGCGCGACGAGTTTGATTTGCAACTGGCGCTGGCAAGCGAGACCGGGCAAACGCCGCGCCTGCCTGGCGTGCAGCAACCGCTGGCATTGCTAAGCGGCGCGTGGCATGATTTCGAACGCGTGGTTTTGCAGGCTTCTGCTCACGACACTGTACAAGTGCTGCAGCGCCTCTATTATTTGGTGCATCAACTCGTCAAAGAACATGACGGGCATCTCATTGAGTTCAGCGCCAACCGGTTTACGGCTGTTTGGGGCACATCTGGAAACGTCCGCGCGGCAATCATGAATGCCATGAACGCAGCGCGCAGACTGGTGACAACTTGCGGCGAGCTGAACGATTATCTCGAACACAACTTCGACATGCGCTTGGCGTTCGGCTTTGGCGTTCATGCCGACCTGGCGGTGATGGGAGAGCTTGGAACCGGCGAGGAACATCGTCTCGTTGTTCTCGGAAAAGCTGTCGATCATACCCATGAACTGTGCCGCTTGACGCAAAAAGCGAACGCAGCGATCCTCGTATCCGAAACGATCTTCGCCGTCATTCGCGGCCACCTCCCAATTAGCCGCGCATTTCAAGCGCAATTTTCCGGTGAAAGCACGGCTTGTCGTGTTTTCGAGGCGGCGCCGGAAAATGTGCCCGCGACGGCCAGCGAAACAGCTTGAGCTGCGTCTCGACATTTGAGAAGAGTGAACCTGTAGCGGCCTACAGCGATTTCAGAGAGTTCAAAATCGATGCTTCTTGAACAGCCTTAAACTCCGCCCCCAAAGCGGAAATCCCACAGCAGCAAAAAAGTTCTTTTGTGGGATTTCAATTTTGTGGGCAACGCCTCTCAGATTCTCATTAATTCGCGTCGATGCGCGATCATTCCCGGTTCAGAGATTGTTCACGCTCTCGCTCTCAGCCTTGCTGGCTTTGCGATCAATCAGCGTGTGTATGATCAAAGCCGCGCCCACGAAAATCGATCCCACCGCAAACGTGTCTTCCCCGCCCCAACCGCGGAAAAGTTCTTCGAAAATTTGCGAGATGAAAATCGCCAATCCCAGGGCAATGGCAATCAAGCCGAACTTCAACGAGCTGCCCGGGCCGAGCTTCATCGGCGGCAGATCGGTGGTGGCCAATCCTCGCTCGATCAACTTCATGCGCTGGCGATGATAGAAAAACTGCACAATAATGAACGCAAGCATCGCGAAAGCGCCCAAGGGAATAAAAACTTCAAACGGTTGCATAACGGCCTCCACAAATAAGATTAAAGAGCCAGTTGCCAGGCGATTTGCGTCACGTCTAGAAAGAGAGGCGCACGAAAATTATGCTTGGCAATCAACGAAATCCTTGTATTTTGAATTCCTGCACCTGCGTCCGGATAGTCAGGTGGACTGCTGATTTTTGCTATTTTGACCGGCAGCGCGAGGTAAATGTTTCACTTTCCCTCCAGGGAAATATCTGCGCGCACGGGTGAAACAATTCTGGCCCCTGGCCGGTCATAATTCTAAAACGAGCAGAGCCGGGAAAAGCATGGCCATTTCCGATCACGACATTGTGCAACAAGTTCTGGCGGGCAACCGCGAGGCGTTTGCGCATTTGATCGAGCGTTATAAGACCCGCATTTTTCAAACAACCTATCGCATGCTGAAAAATCGTGAAGATGCGGAGGAGGCGGCGCAGGATACCTTTGTGCGTGCGTTTCGCGGCCTGGCCAAATTTCGCGCCGATGCGGCGTTTGCCACCTGGCTCTACAAAATTTGCTACAACGTTTGCCTGAATTATCTCGAAAAAAAGCGCCATGCCAGGCCGCGCGCCCCGGAAGCCGAAATGGCGCGCCTGACGGATCCGGTTTCACCGGATCATATTCTCGCCCATCGCGAAAAAGAAACCCTGGTTGAAAATGCCCTGGAAGATTTACCCGAGCATTTTCGCCAGGTGTTGATTCTTTATCATGCCCAGCAGCTTTCCTATCAGCAAATTGCCGAGATTTTGAATTTGCCGATCAATACGGTCAAGACCCATCTCTTTCGAGGGCGCGCATTGTTGCGCCGCCGTATACTGCAGGAGTTGCCGCAAAAAGAATTAATCGCGGAATTGATTTAATCCCGCACTATATGCTCGAGGGATTCACCGGCTACCAAAAACCTCTGACAGGTTATGAGTTGCGAATGAAGGTGAGAGTGACATATGAGGACGATTGACTGCAAGGCTTTTCAGCACTTTCTCGATGAAAGCGCTGACGGGCCAACACTCGCCGCCGATTATCAAACGCATGTTGAGAGTTGCCCTGCCTGCCGCCGCGAATGGCAGGCACATCAAGAAATGGTGGCGGCCTTTCAGCGCGAGCGCATGCCGGAATTGTCGCCGCAATTCACCATGAACGTTATGGCGCGTTTGCCGCTAGCCGTGCCCAAGGCCACACGTTTCGACATGGAATTGATTTTGATTATTGGCATGATCGTGGCCGGCGCCGTGACGGTTTGGCTTTCGCTGCCAGCCAGCTACAAAGAGTTGGTGAGCTACGATAAAATCGCGCCCTACCTGCAACCTGCGGCAAATTGGTTGATGCGCTTTGCCGCCGGCATATTGGCAAGCTTCAAGAAGATTTTTCCGGAGTCATTGAGCGAGCAATTTTTGGTGCAAAGCTGGAAATTGATTTTCATTTCATTGGTAACGCTCATTGTGGCGAAAGTCGCATTCATGCTCGAAAGCCGATTGCGGCGCATGTTGCGGTAACCGGCGCGTGCGCGTTTCGCCGCTAAAATAAAAAGCCGCGTTGCTGAAACTACTTTTGAGCAACACGGCAAGACTCGAATGCTTGATGCTGTGTGAAAAATTTCAAGCTCTCAATGAGCCTGCCCCCAATGCCGTTTCCTTAGGCGATATTTCGTAGTCCCGGCCCCTTGTGGGCCGCTGAACTTGTAACATTTTCAGTGCCCCACAAGGGGGGCAAGACTACTAAGGAAACGGCATTGAGCCTGCTCCCTTGCTTTACTTAATCTCCGGCCCCGCGGTCCAATCATAACCGATGCTCTTGTCATCATGCGGGATGCGGCCCTCCTCCGCCGGATCGTAAACGCCCGAGGTCACATAAAACAAATGCGTGACGCCGCCGCCCAACGCCCTGCAGCCGTGCGCCACACCCGCCGGAATTTTTACCGCTTTTGCCGGATAATTCTCGCCCATAAAAATCGTTTGCAGCTCGCCGCGCGTCGGCGAGTCCGCGCGCTTGTCAAACATTACTAATTTCAAATTGCCGATCGGAACGTACCACCAATCGATCTGGTTCTTGTGAATGTGCCAGGCTTTTGCCACGCCCGGATACATCGCCGAATGACTGAGTTGTCCGAAACCTTCTGCAAAAAAATTATCGGTTCGCCGAATAATTTCCCGGAAAAACCCACGTTCATCGGGGTGGGTTGCAAGTTCTTTGACGACGACGCCTGCGATCATATAAATTCCTGCGCTCAAGTTTGAAAGTGAATGGTTGCAATGGTAAAAATTGATCGCGAATGTAGAAATTCAACGCAGTGAAGTCAACTGCTTTTTAGGGCGCAATAATCTGAAATTGGAGGCTGCCGCTGGTGCGCTGTCCGGAATTCAAATCAAACACCGCGATCGTGAGGCGGTAGGTTCCCGGTTGCGCGCCCATCACTTGAATGCCGTGATGCAGATTTTCCTGCGATTTCTCGCCGCGCGATTCAAACGACGAGGTGACGGCAACGTGTTGCTTGCCCAGGCCGAACAGACGTCCAACCGAGCTG from Cytophagia bacterium CHB2 includes:
- a CDS encoding sigma-70 family RNA polymerase sigma factor, giving the protein MAISDHDIVQQVLAGNREAFAHLIERYKTRIFQTTYRMLKNREDAEEAAQDTFVRAFRGLAKFRADAAFATWLYKICYNVCLNYLEKKRHARPRAPEAEMARLTDPVSPDHILAHREKETLVENALEDLPEHFRQVLILYHAQQLSYQQIAEILNLPINTVKTHLFRGRALLRRRILQELPQKELIAELI
- a CDS encoding spore coat protein; its protein translation is MIAGVVVKELATHPDERGFFREIIRRTDNFFAEGFGQLSHSAMYPGVAKAWHIHKNQIDWWYVPIGNLKLVMFDKRADSPTRGELQTIFMGENYPAKAVKIPAGVAHGCRALGGGVTHLFYVTSGVYDPAEEGRIPHDDKSIGYDWTAGPEIK
- a CDS encoding 2Fe-2S iron-sulfur cluster binding domain-containing protein, with the protein product MPTSIIFNKIGRFEVEAETTILEAAQQFGLFLPHECGGQAQCTSCRVAILAGENNCSAIQEPEQKLLHAGHFKPPIRLACQTKISGPVRAQILLRDEFDLQLALASETGQTPRLPGVQQPLALLSGAWHDFERVVLQASAHDTVQVLQRLYYLVHQLVKEHDGHLIEFSANRFTAVWGTSGNVRAAIMNAMNAARRLVTTCGELNDYLEHNFDMRLAFGFGVHADLAVMGELGTGEEHRLVVLGKAVDHTHELCRLTQKANAAILVSETIFAVIRGHLPISRAFQAQFSGESTACRVFEAAPENVPATASETA